In Leptospira barantonii, the DNA window ATCGATACTTTGATCCAAAGCCTCGTTGAATATGGAAATCTTTTCGATGATCGATTTGAGACTACTGCTGTGTCCGATTAAACTTTCAATATTGCTAAACTGATTTTTTACGTTATCGGAAGAATTCTCCGTTTGTGATTGAAACTCCTCCATCGTCGAACTGATCTCTTCGAAAGAAGAAGCGTGTGTCGAAACCAAAAGGGAAAAATCATCCATAAAGTTTTTCAGGTCTTTGGAAGAATCTTTCAAATACTGAGCGGATTCTCTCATCTTATTGCTTCTTTGTGCGATCATCTTATGGGATTCTTCCAATTCCTCCTGACGATACGCGGAGTTTTCCCTAAGTCTTATAAAAAGATTCACGAGAATTCTCACGATAAATGCGCAAGCGAAGATAAAAAGAATTTTGGTAACCTGTTCCGAGAAGGCCGCGTGCCCCAAAGAATTTGCGAGTTTCGGTTCTTCCGCTAAAACCAAACCGTATAAGGTCGCCGTATAAACGACGAGGGTTTGCGCGATCGCCGAGGATATTCCAACCCAAAGAACGAAATTCGGAGCGAGTAAAAGTCCTGCGGATATGATATAAAGATAACTGATTCCGTACAACACGGGACTTTTAACCATTCCAGAAGTATAATCGGGATGATCCATGGCGGCGCCCACCATCACCAAAAATAAAACGACAACGTCCGTCATGATGAAAATCTTACTTAAGGTATAGGAAAGATTTCCCGTTCTTCGAATCTGAAAAAAGCTATATAAAAAATAAAAAAGCATAATGGTCGTGCCGCTCAGATACAACGTATTCTGAATCACGTTACTCCGCTTCCAACCGATCGCGATCGAAGAATAATAAAGTAAAATCAAACCGAGACGAATCCAGTTGATGTAGGCGG includes these proteins:
- a CDS encoding methyl-accepting chemotaxis protein, which codes for MSSKKESKRKTDEEIIASGPAYINWIRLGLILLYYSSIAIGWKRSNVIQNTLYLSGTTIMLFYFLYSFFQIRRTGNLSYTLSKIFIMTDVVVLFLVMVGAAMDHPDYTSGMVKSPVLYGISYLYIISAGLLLAPNFVLWVGISSAIAQTLVVYTATLYGLVLAEEPKLANSLGHAAFSEQVTKILFIFACAFIVRILVNLFIRLRENSAYRQEELEESHKMIAQRSNKMRESAQYLKDSSKDLKNFMDDFSLLVSTHASSFEEISSTMEEFQSQTENSSDNVKNQFSNIESLIGHSSSLKSIIEKISIFNEALDQSIDKVRKSGSMVTGFVEELSGSLSSLGDSFRSVGEVNRIMSEVADRTNLLSLNASIEAARAGDAGKGFAVVAQEVSKLAESSAGNADLISKIIRDSSNHVVTGQKSAETTAGHVKEQDVLFQDLFLRFDEFSKLFEEQKKINSQFFSTLDRLRALSSEIELASSEQSIGLKGIVQAIASLQNSMESLVEKSDTLSEIVRELETQSDTLIKAESI